Proteins encoded together in one Planctopirus ephydatiae window:
- a CDS encoding acetyl-CoA carboxylase carboxyltransferase subunit alpha yields MSPQFQLPFERPIFQLEDQLSQLESQSNPTPAILESIRTVRLELARMKREVFENLDAWDVVKVARHPERPQTLDYIELICDEFIELHGDRTFGDDRAIITGFAKLDDYKVMFIGQQKGRTLKERNECFYGCAHPEGYRKALLKMQMAAKYGLPIVCLIDTPGAYPGVGAEERGQAYTIAYNLREMARLPVPIISVVIGEGGSGGALGIGIGNTVSVLQFAYYSVISPEGCAGILWKHVKFADKAARALKFTGKDLIRFGIVDEVIPEPLGGAHRDHRAMATNLKATIIRQLRALLPLSGPELLEQRYQKFRKIGEFDEVVQTKISQEAPTPEQTLVSNSK; encoded by the coding sequence ATGTCACCGCAATTTCAGCTCCCGTTTGAACGCCCGATCTTTCAGCTCGAGGATCAACTCTCGCAACTGGAATCGCAGTCGAATCCCACGCCGGCTATTCTTGAATCCATCCGTACTGTCCGACTTGAGCTGGCGAGGATGAAGCGAGAAGTCTTTGAGAATCTTGACGCCTGGGATGTTGTCAAAGTCGCCCGTCATCCTGAGAGACCGCAAACTCTCGATTACATCGAACTGATCTGTGATGAGTTCATTGAACTGCACGGAGACCGGACATTTGGTGACGACCGGGCCATCATCACTGGTTTCGCCAAGCTGGATGATTACAAGGTGATGTTCATCGGCCAGCAGAAAGGTCGCACGCTCAAGGAGCGAAATGAATGCTTCTATGGCTGTGCTCATCCCGAAGGGTATCGTAAGGCCCTTTTGAAGATGCAGATGGCCGCCAAGTACGGTCTGCCGATTGTGTGCCTGATTGATACTCCAGGCGCCTATCCAGGCGTCGGTGCCGAAGAGCGAGGCCAGGCTTACACGATTGCCTACAATCTCCGAGAGATGGCCCGATTACCCGTCCCGATCATCTCGGTGGTGATTGGTGAAGGGGGGTCTGGTGGTGCTCTGGGGATTGGCATTGGGAACACGGTTTCGGTGCTTCAGTTTGCTTATTACTCCGTGATCAGTCCCGAAGGCTGTGCAGGGATTTTGTGGAAGCATGTGAAGTTTGCTGATAAGGCCGCCCGGGCACTCAAGTTCACCGGGAAAGATTTGATCCGTTTCGGGATCGTCGATGAAGTGATCCCTGAACCGTTGGGAGGCGCCCATCGCGATCATCGGGCCATGGCCACCAACTTGAAGGCGACAATCATTCGACAACTGAGAGCACTCTTGCCATTGAGCGGGCCGGAACTTCTGGAACAGCGATATCAGAAGTTCCGCAAGATCGGCGAGTTTGACGAAGTGGTCCAGACAAAGATCAGCCAGGAAGCGCCCACGCCAGAGCAGACTCTGGTGAGTAACTCCAAGTAA
- a CDS encoding serine/threonine protein kinase gives MPAKLSSESFLATIRRSGLVEDDRLNVLYAEYTERLNGEADSTDLAQFLVNRNAVTAWQGEKLLQGKHKGFFLGKYRLLSLLGRGGMSSVYLAEHIVMRRRCAIKVLPQKRVADTSYLGRFHREAQAVASLDHPNIVRAYDVDHQADRDTDIHFLVMEFVDGQSLQELVLKSGQVPFADAADYIRQAALGLSHAHGAGLVHRDIKPGNLLVDHTGVVKVLDLGLARFFSDTGDDALTIQHDEKVLGTADYLAPEQALDSHSVDARADIYSLGCTLYFLLTGSPPFTEGTLAQRLMAHQTKEPPSIESKRPDVPADLAAIVRKMMAKSPADRPASAKAVAEILENWLKQYRTGGVSSGGVSIESDVSQQENAHSVAVAGLEFSTQEPLPTDMSMAPAGDELSAFLTSLSGGVSTPLPEPVLQRKTPEVAKPSTDSAKGKKSSSSTGQPVHDFQFLEPMSHSPEEGNSSKSSSVFGAEMASAAPSKAPSSIKLPSSKTLPANQIPTDATAAKTPTDHAGSKSFETPVHPKSASGIQRAAGNSKAALEPPEAKPVATPPQILATSEAPILEAIPLREGSGNSIPEAIPVRRTAKVIRPAATTPSPAKVILEAIPISNTDLESEPSQMIADVEQPIRDTSTSNRNSSSHSQSSRHKGTAKKLPGWAIPAGIAVGVLLLIAGGYAVFGPSSAPAKTVDYSRPDPTWIDRRETTVGPQGEFKKISDALAKVRANFKPGGEKDRFRIEVAAGIYPERIVLDSRGSGRKWPENITVAGAENAKVVIQGGTQTGDPIVKIRDVQGFQLENITINAEKHETAIEVGDYLYGTRLTNLSILDFSNAGIIGKDVSGLLDKEFTINDCLISTKSEKAVGVRLEATETLADVSLLKNRFHGPMAAGVLIEASSFASKIQIRENRFFECENAIEFAGEASWLGIAVSNNTIAAGNQGVVFAEQPGSDSVTLSIRRNLFAGLKGAEIRIQSNFSADGWKKATEGRTQGNVTDRLPPSPAPGVIDLATSGGSRVGSKISFKSMEPADPSFLLPATPSIPKPTDKALERELDHTGAIGQ, from the coding sequence ATGCCCGCCAAACTGTCCAGTGAATCATTCCTTGCAACTATTCGCCGTAGCGGTCTCGTTGAGGACGACCGACTTAACGTTTTGTATGCGGAATACACGGAACGATTGAATGGTGAGGCGGATTCCACAGACCTGGCTCAGTTTCTTGTCAACCGGAATGCGGTGACTGCCTGGCAGGGTGAAAAGCTGCTCCAGGGAAAACATAAGGGCTTTTTCCTGGGGAAGTATCGCCTGCTGTCACTCCTAGGCCGGGGAGGCATGAGTTCGGTATATCTGGCTGAACATATCGTGATGCGCCGCCGCTGCGCGATTAAAGTGCTTCCACAAAAACGAGTCGCAGACACCTCGTATCTCGGAAGATTTCACCGAGAAGCTCAGGCGGTTGCTTCACTGGATCATCCCAATATCGTCCGCGCCTACGATGTCGATCATCAGGCCGATCGCGATACAGATATCCACTTCCTTGTGATGGAATTTGTTGACGGACAGAGCCTGCAGGAACTGGTATTAAAATCTGGACAGGTGCCATTTGCAGATGCAGCAGACTACATCCGTCAGGCGGCTCTGGGATTATCCCATGCCCATGGTGCCGGTCTTGTCCATCGGGACATCAAACCCGGAAATCTGCTCGTGGATCACACGGGCGTCGTGAAAGTTCTCGACCTGGGACTCGCCAGGTTCTTCAGTGATACCGGCGACGATGCCCTCACGATTCAGCACGATGAAAAAGTTCTCGGGACAGCCGACTACCTGGCACCGGAGCAAGCGCTCGACAGCCACTCCGTCGATGCTCGTGCCGATATCTACAGTTTAGGCTGCACACTTTATTTTCTACTCACGGGCTCCCCTCCATTTACCGAAGGGACTCTGGCGCAGCGATTGATGGCGCATCAGACCAAAGAACCGCCATCCATAGAGAGCAAGCGACCGGATGTTCCTGCCGACCTTGCTGCCATCGTCCGCAAGATGATGGCCAAATCTCCAGCCGACCGGCCTGCTTCTGCCAAGGCGGTGGCGGAGATCCTGGAAAACTGGCTGAAGCAGTATCGCACTGGTGGAGTCTCTTCTGGCGGAGTCTCTATAGAAAGTGATGTTTCACAGCAGGAAAATGCTCATTCCGTGGCTGTGGCAGGCTTGGAATTCAGTACTCAGGAACCTCTCCCGACGGATATGAGCATGGCTCCTGCCGGGGATGAACTCTCAGCGTTCCTGACCTCGTTATCGGGTGGAGTTTCTACACCCCTCCCTGAACCAGTACTGCAGCGAAAAACGCCAGAGGTCGCAAAGCCTTCGACGGATTCTGCCAAAGGAAAGAAATCATCGAGCAGCACTGGGCAGCCAGTCCATGATTTTCAGTTTCTTGAGCCAATGAGCCACTCGCCTGAAGAGGGGAATTCTTCGAAATCCAGCTCGGTTTTTGGGGCCGAGATGGCATCGGCTGCCCCATCAAAGGCTCCATCGTCGATCAAGCTCCCCTCATCGAAGACTTTGCCAGCGAATCAGATCCCAACCGATGCCACAGCCGCAAAAACTCCCACAGATCACGCGGGTTCGAAGAGTTTCGAAACTCCAGTTCACCCAAAATCAGCCTCCGGGATACAGCGAGCTGCGGGCAATTCGAAAGCCGCGTTAGAGCCTCCTGAAGCCAAACCTGTTGCAACCCCTCCACAGATTCTGGCGACCAGCGAAGCTCCCATTCTCGAAGCGATCCCTCTTCGTGAAGGTTCTGGCAATTCCATACCTGAGGCCATTCCTGTACGACGTACTGCGAAAGTGATTCGGCCAGCGGCAACAACTCCCTCCCCCGCAAAAGTCATTTTGGAAGCAATCCCGATTTCCAATACCGATCTGGAGAGCGAACCCTCACAGATGATTGCGGATGTCGAGCAGCCGATCAGAGATACGTCCACTTCGAACCGCAACAGCAGTTCACACTCACAATCCAGTCGTCACAAAGGAACCGCGAAAAAACTGCCCGGCTGGGCCATCCCTGCTGGCATCGCCGTGGGTGTCCTCTTACTGATAGCCGGTGGATATGCAGTCTTCGGGCCTTCTTCCGCTCCAGCAAAAACAGTCGATTACAGCCGACCCGACCCCACGTGGATTGATCGACGTGAAACGACAGTGGGGCCTCAAGGTGAGTTCAAAAAAATCTCTGACGCGTTGGCCAAGGTGCGAGCCAACTTTAAACCTGGCGGAGAGAAAGACCGATTCCGAATTGAAGTCGCTGCGGGGATATATCCCGAGCGAATCGTGCTCGATTCACGAGGAAGTGGCCGAAAATGGCCCGAAAATATCACTGTGGCTGGGGCTGAAAATGCAAAAGTTGTGATTCAGGGTGGGACACAAACTGGTGATCCCATCGTGAAGATTCGCGATGTCCAAGGGTTTCAACTTGAAAACATCACAATTAATGCTGAAAAGCATGAAACCGCCATCGAAGTCGGGGATTACCTTTATGGTACACGCCTGACCAATCTGAGCATTCTGGATTTTTCAAATGCTGGCATCATTGGGAAGGATGTTTCCGGTCTTCTGGATAAGGAATTCACCATCAATGATTGCCTGATTTCGACAAAATCGGAGAAGGCCGTCGGTGTTCGGCTGGAAGCCACAGAAACGCTGGCGGACGTGAGTTTGCTTAAAAATCGATTCCATGGCCCGATGGCCGCCGGTGTGCTGATTGAAGCCTCCAGTTTTGCTTCGAAAATCCAGATTCGCGAGAATCGTTTTTTCGAATGCGAAAACGCGATCGAGTTTGCCGGCGAAGCTTCATGGCTGGGGATCGCCGTCAGTAATAATACGATTGCCGCTGGGAACCAGGGAGTTGTCTTTGCCGAACAACCCGGCTCAGACAGCGTGACACTTTCGATCAGACGAAATCTGTTTGCGGGTCTGAAAGGAGCCGAGATTCGTATTCAATCGAATTTCAGTGCGGATGGTTGGAAGAAAGCGACTGAGGGGAGAACTCAAGGTAATGTGACTGACCGCCTCCCTCCCTCACCTGCCCCAGGTGTGATTGATCTGGCAACCTCGGGTGGCAGCCGTGTCGGCAGTAAAATCAGTTTCAAATCGATGGAACCCGCTGATCCCAGTTTCCTGCTTCCAGCGACTCCATCGATCCCCAAGCCGACAGATAAAGCATTGGAACGAGAACTGGACCACACCGGTGCTATTGGGCAGTAA
- a CDS encoding efflux RND transporter periplasmic adaptor subunit gives MAFDLRALRQSVSLSMMGATFLLIDPAPGLAQPPAAPAAETGEAKPIASPGDQIVIKREGVQLIDPQKYRINFSLVPKNRVELVAPADGVIRSITQKPGAKVAGQSEILRLENTRAKLHLDRAKALFKVATLEQKSGDGSESAKAVSDAKLEAAKAELDLAQLIFDQTSIRAPFDGEIERFLVATGEFVRAGQPVAVVADSSQIVVEIPIERAAAEVGKAVKLKIEGNELEGKIESVLPLNPRFDNLRDLFETVTSAIVIFENTDGKLKSGMTVYPPMIPRQNVVEVPAAAILNSGDGGRKVQVVRLNVIRDIPVNLLASVGTGRLFVSGAFLAGDEVVYESSHALGDGFQIQPSQLATKPGATPATPGRTPPPGNSDVGF, from the coding sequence ATGGCGTTTGATTTAAGAGCACTCAGGCAGAGTGTTTCGCTGTCGATGATGGGGGCAACATTCCTCCTGATTGATCCCGCACCAGGTCTGGCCCAGCCTCCCGCTGCTCCAGCGGCCGAAACCGGAGAGGCCAAACCAATTGCCAGCCCTGGTGATCAGATTGTGATCAAGCGGGAAGGGGTGCAGTTGATCGACCCCCAGAAGTACCGCATCAACTTTTCTCTCGTACCGAAAAATCGAGTCGAACTGGTTGCTCCCGCCGATGGCGTGATTCGATCTATCACACAAAAGCCTGGCGCCAAAGTCGCCGGACAGTCCGAGATTCTCCGGCTGGAAAATACACGGGCCAAACTGCACTTGGATCGTGCCAAAGCACTCTTCAAAGTGGCGACACTTGAGCAGAAATCGGGAGATGGTTCGGAATCGGCCAAGGCCGTCAGCGATGCAAAGCTCGAAGCTGCCAAGGCAGAACTCGATCTCGCACAACTCATCTTCGATCAGACTTCGATTCGAGCACCCTTTGATGGTGAGATCGAGCGATTTCTCGTCGCGACCGGCGAGTTTGTCAGGGCAGGGCAACCGGTCGCGGTTGTGGCAGACTCTTCCCAGATTGTGGTGGAAATTCCTATTGAACGGGCCGCAGCAGAAGTCGGGAAAGCTGTAAAACTCAAGATTGAAGGAAATGAACTCGAAGGGAAGATCGAATCTGTTCTCCCATTGAATCCCAGGTTTGACAACCTGCGAGATCTATTCGAGACGGTCACAAGTGCGATTGTGATTTTCGAAAACACTGATGGAAAGTTGAAATCCGGGATGACAGTCTATCCCCCGATGATTCCAAGGCAGAATGTGGTCGAAGTTCCGGCAGCCGCAATACTCAATTCTGGTGATGGTGGTCGCAAAGTTCAGGTTGTGAGGCTGAACGTCATTCGCGATATCCCTGTCAATCTGCTGGCATCGGTTGGCACCGGTCGTCTGTTTGTCAGTGGAGCGTTCCTGGCAGGTGACGAGGTGGTTTATGAATCTTCTCACGCTCTCGGTGATGGATTCCAGATTCAGCCCAGCCAGTTGGCGACCAAACCAGGGGCGACACCAGCCACTCCTGGTCGTACCCCACCCCCAGGTAATTCTGACGTCGGCTTTTGA
- a CDS encoding class I SAM-dependent rRNA methyltransferase translates to MIRVVTSRQFSRGASRHPWLFDSAIDRVEGQPQVGDDVLVVGANEKFLGYGLYNSSSRIRVRIYSWNEDQPLTEDFWRSRVRMACDLRRKFMPAPTALNGSRLISSEADFLSGLTVDRYGGWLLAQLGSHALQSRMELLVDELMQQTQASGCWLRTEKGIRQAEGMPLIDGLFRGETPPAFIPVEEHGLVYHVDLVDGQKTGFYLDQRENRFRVAQFASGQMLDLCCYSAGFGMNALRHGQVTHVIGVDTSKIAVENATANVTRNGLADRYEVRHGDAFEVLTEFRNQGVRFQTIVLDPPKLVKSRSTMETGLKGYHSLNRLALDVLEPQGTLVTCSCSGLVTHDLFQQVLREAAWQARRELKILEARGPSPDHPQSLQCPESNYLKCYISTA, encoded by the coding sequence TTGATTCGGGTTGTCACCAGTCGTCAGTTTTCGCGAGGAGCCTCCCGGCATCCCTGGCTATTTGATTCTGCCATCGACCGCGTGGAAGGTCAGCCACAAGTTGGTGATGACGTTCTCGTGGTTGGGGCCAATGAAAAATTTCTGGGCTATGGCCTTTACAACAGTTCCAGTCGAATTCGAGTTCGCATCTATTCATGGAATGAAGATCAACCTCTAACCGAAGATTTCTGGCGATCAAGAGTCCGAATGGCGTGTGACCTTCGCCGGAAATTCATGCCAGCTCCAACGGCTTTGAATGGTTCACGGTTGATCTCCAGCGAGGCCGATTTTCTTTCAGGGCTCACTGTGGATCGCTACGGAGGCTGGTTGCTGGCTCAACTGGGCTCGCACGCTCTTCAATCCCGCATGGAATTGCTGGTTGATGAACTGATGCAGCAGACACAAGCAAGTGGTTGCTGGCTCAGGACAGAGAAGGGGATTCGTCAAGCCGAAGGCATGCCTCTGATTGATGGACTCTTTCGAGGCGAAACACCACCAGCGTTTATTCCTGTTGAAGAGCATGGTCTGGTTTACCATGTGGATCTGGTCGACGGGCAAAAAACGGGTTTTTATCTGGATCAGCGGGAGAACAGATTCAGAGTTGCTCAATTTGCCAGTGGTCAGATGCTTGATCTGTGCTGTTATTCGGCAGGCTTTGGCATGAATGCCCTGAGACATGGGCAGGTCACACATGTCATTGGTGTGGATACTTCGAAAATCGCTGTTGAGAATGCCACCGCGAACGTCACACGAAATGGTCTTGCCGACCGATACGAAGTCCGCCATGGCGATGCTTTTGAAGTGTTAACTGAGTTTCGTAATCAGGGGGTCAGGTTTCAAACCATCGTGCTGGATCCACCCAAGCTGGTGAAAAGCCGATCAACTATGGAAACAGGTCTCAAAGGCTATCACTCACTGAATCGACTGGCATTGGATGTTCTCGAGCCACAGGGAACGCTGGTGACCTGCAGTTGCAGCGGATTGGTAACTCATGACCTGTTCCAGCAGGTTCTTCGTGAAGCTGCCTGGCAGGCTCGGCGAGAACTGAAAATTTTAGAGGCGCGCGGCCCCTCGCCAGATCATCCGCAATCATTGCAATGTCCGGAATCCAACTACCTGAAGTGTTACATTTCGACCGCCTGA
- a CDS encoding class I SAM-dependent methyltransferase: MNSPRRLRKGEVAPQYVPKVRPAEQLMVDALADVQGERILCNSSGRAQFAFALAIARPQSQVTCWFLDVHLRDQAALAPAGVPANLQLVCEPDFPGVEYQTICLVLPKTGEAELTRDLLQQACVRLVDGGTLIATTDMRDDQWLHTEIQRFFPKVTRRPTRKGVTYLAIKTESPKKLKNHDCEFMFRDGERLIRMKSRPGVFAHRKLDVGARTLISVIEPMEKGQIVDLGCGSGGVAVAAALRHPELDVLAVDSNPRAIECTQWAAQENGTSRVQTRLDATGKSLESNSVDVVYANPPYFSNYKIAGIFVETAFRILIPGGRIYIVTKAPAWYVESLPLLFENVTSDLIRGYSIVKATKSMSGKVPAPAPEYEEYRSAKPRRRKPKLYEE; encoded by the coding sequence ATGAATTCACCGCGCCGATTACGAAAAGGGGAGGTGGCTCCCCAGTATGTCCCGAAGGTTCGACCAGCCGAACAATTGATGGTCGATGCGCTGGCTGATGTTCAGGGTGAAAGAATCCTGTGTAACAGTTCCGGGCGGGCACAATTTGCTTTTGCACTCGCAATTGCAAGGCCACAAAGTCAGGTAACCTGCTGGTTTCTGGATGTTCATTTGCGTGATCAGGCCGCTTTGGCACCAGCGGGTGTGCCTGCCAATTTGCAGCTTGTTTGCGAACCCGACTTTCCGGGAGTCGAGTACCAGACCATCTGTCTCGTGCTGCCTAAAACAGGTGAAGCGGAACTGACCAGAGATCTGTTACAGCAGGCATGTGTTCGTCTGGTCGATGGGGGAACTCTCATTGCGACAACTGATATGAGAGATGATCAGTGGTTGCATACGGAGATTCAGCGATTCTTCCCTAAGGTGACTCGTCGGCCCACTCGTAAAGGTGTGACCTATCTGGCAATCAAGACAGAGTCCCCGAAGAAGCTCAAAAACCATGACTGTGAATTCATGTTTCGAGACGGTGAGCGACTGATTCGCATGAAAAGTCGCCCGGGCGTTTTTGCCCACAGAAAGCTGGATGTGGGAGCACGCACGCTGATCTCGGTAATTGAACCGATGGAGAAGGGACAGATCGTGGATCTGGGTTGCGGCAGTGGTGGAGTGGCTGTTGCTGCCGCCTTGCGACATCCAGAGCTGGACGTGTTGGCAGTGGATTCGAATCCGCGGGCCATTGAATGCACTCAGTGGGCCGCTCAGGAAAATGGAACCAGCCGAGTGCAGACTCGATTGGATGCCACCGGAAAATCGTTGGAATCCAACAGTGTAGATGTCGTCTACGCGAACCCACCCTATTTCTCGAACTACAAAATTGCCGGGATTTTCGTTGAGACGGCGTTCCGTATTCTCATTCCGGGTGGTCGAATTTATATCGTTACCAAAGCACCCGCCTGGTATGTCGAATCGCTACCGTTACTGTTTGAAAATGTGACCAGCGATCTGATTCGCGGCTACTCGATTGTCAAAGCGACGAAATCCATGAGTGGCAAGGTACCGGCACCAGCACCTGAGTACGAAGAATATCGCTCAGCCAAGCCTCGTCGCCGCAAACCGAAGCTTTATGAAGAGTAG
- a CDS encoding serine/threonine protein kinase, translated as MSDDDSNMIDEYQLISPIATGSTTQVWEVQEGGPGGRTLAMKLMLANVPDKAAAKATLRMEAAVGKTLDHPNIIRNEKLVIGRDHSYLLMEYFRAVNVKLQIKGEPAALQSRIAKYIEGTCQAMAHLHQKGWIHRDFKPENVLMNRAGEVKLIDFSLAMHPPGALSKLMGGGGVKVIQGTRMYLAPETILKRAPSFQTDMYSYGVTLFEIVTGGKMPFQGSTPQELLQKHIAMEPPMASSLNPNVTPEMDRVIQRLMAKKPQNRYKDFQEINSELRRIRIFKEDVVPKALDNEKLSEEARIMETLGEVQVDSRADVLRQQMIRDNPELGARHTAELERRKQAKAKKAAAAQAPQPRPGSPPPAAQRPQSQGGPPPQNFPPGMLPPGVMPQNPYAPSPYGPPGNFAPNAYPPGMTPAAMAPPGMVPTGMMPPGSVPPGMLPPGVMPPGGMPQPGIPPQGPPRPAPPGFPAQMPRPAGSAAPIPNAPPAGPPMPPQNPPLAGRPPQSMPPKPPGPGQMPPRSNAPHPTAQRSGSSDDDLEVMTELPDVI; from the coding sequence TTGAGTGACGACGACAGCAATATGATCGATGAGTACCAACTGATCAGTCCCATCGCGACAGGAAGTACGACTCAAGTTTGGGAAGTTCAGGAAGGTGGGCCGGGGGGCCGCACTCTGGCAATGAAGCTCATGCTCGCCAATGTCCCTGATAAAGCTGCTGCCAAAGCCACTTTGCGGATGGAAGCCGCGGTCGGTAAGACGCTCGATCACCCGAATATCATCCGCAACGAGAAACTCGTCATTGGGCGGGATCACTCCTATCTGCTGATGGAATACTTTCGGGCCGTCAATGTGAAACTGCAAATCAAGGGGGAACCAGCAGCTCTGCAATCGCGAATTGCCAAGTACATTGAAGGGACTTGCCAGGCAATGGCTCACCTGCACCAGAAAGGCTGGATTCATCGAGATTTCAAGCCGGAAAACGTACTGATGAATCGAGCCGGTGAAGTGAAGTTGATCGACTTCTCTCTGGCCATGCATCCGCCTGGTGCACTTTCAAAACTCATGGGTGGCGGTGGTGTGAAGGTCATTCAAGGGACGCGAATGTATCTCGCCCCTGAGACAATTCTTAAGCGTGCCCCCTCATTCCAGACCGACATGTACAGCTATGGGGTGACACTCTTTGAAATCGTGACTGGTGGAAAAATGCCATTCCAAGGTTCCACACCTCAGGAATTACTGCAGAAGCATATTGCCATGGAACCACCCATGGCATCGTCGCTCAATCCGAACGTCACTCCCGAGATGGATCGTGTGATTCAGAGGCTAATGGCTAAGAAGCCACAGAATCGATACAAGGATTTTCAGGAGATCAATTCTGAACTCCGACGAATTCGCATCTTCAAAGAAGATGTCGTCCCTAAGGCTCTCGATAATGAAAAGCTGAGTGAAGAAGCCAGGATTATGGAGACGCTGGGGGAAGTGCAGGTCGACAGTCGGGCCGATGTGTTACGCCAGCAGATGATCCGCGATAACCCGGAACTGGGGGCTCGTCACACGGCAGAACTTGAACGTCGCAAGCAGGCTAAGGCAAAAAAGGCAGCTGCCGCACAAGCTCCACAACCCAGGCCCGGGAGTCCACCGCCCGCAGCACAGCGGCCACAGTCACAAGGGGGGCCACCTCCACAGAATTTTCCACCGGGCATGCTGCCGCCTGGTGTGATGCCTCAAAACCCTTATGCACCATCACCTTATGGCCCTCCAGGGAACTTCGCTCCGAACGCTTATCCTCCGGGAATGACTCCAGCAGCCATGGCCCCTCCAGGTATGGTTCCTACAGGCATGATGCCGCCAGGTTCTGTACCACCTGGCATGCTTCCCCCGGGAGTGATGCCACCGGGAGGCATGCCTCAACCAGGAATTCCTCCCCAAGGGCCCCCCCGCCCGGCACCACCGGGTTTCCCAGCACAAATGCCGCGACCAGCAGGATCAGCAGCACCCATTCCCAATGCACCACCGGCAGGGCCTCCCATGCCTCCCCAGAATCCGCCATTGGCTGGGCGACCTCCTCAAAGTATGCCACCAAAGCCACCCGGGCCAGGGCAGATGCCTCCCCGGTCAAACGCTCCACATCCCACAGCTCAGCGTTCGGGTTCCAGCGATGATGATCTCGAAGTCATGACGGAATTGCCGGATGTGATCTAA
- a CDS encoding response regulator, with amino-acid sequence MTIVSRILIADDNLQNCELLDAYLASDEYEIAMAYDGQQTLEKVREWQPDLVLLDIMMPKLSGFEVCAKLRSEPSTKSLPVLMVTALNEMGDIEKAIQAGADDFLTKPINRLELTTRVKSLLRVRHLTNERDRLLAYVEEVDQQQAALRSR; translated from the coding sequence ATGACAATTGTTTCTCGAATCCTGATTGCAGATGACAATTTGCAGAATTGCGAATTGCTCGATGCCTATCTCGCCAGCGATGAATACGAAATCGCCATGGCCTATGACGGGCAACAGACGCTGGAAAAAGTCCGGGAGTGGCAGCCCGATCTGGTGCTGCTGGATATCATGATGCCCAAACTCAGTGGTTTTGAGGTCTGTGCTAAGCTGCGCAGTGAACCCTCCACAAAGTCGCTCCCCGTGCTGATGGTCACGGCTCTGAATGAGATGGGGGATATTGAAAAGGCCATTCAGGCAGGGGCCGACGATTTCCTTACCAAACCCATCAATCGACTTGAGCTGACTACCCGGGTCAAGTCTTTGCTGCGCGTGAGGCATCTCACCAATGAACGCGATCGTCTGCTGGCCTATGTTGAAGAAGTTGATCAGCAGCAGGCGGCACTGCGTTCACGGTAG